In Antechinus flavipes isolate AdamAnt ecotype Samford, QLD, Australia chromosome 3, AdamAnt_v2, whole genome shotgun sequence, a genomic segment contains:
- the LOC127553647 gene encoding holocytochrome c-type synthase, with amino-acid sequence MGMSTSTPAVAVQVSTASQHEAGSPPSGCPMHQKKEKGCPLNINSSDKTCESQSNSVPAHQDRAYEYVECPVSSAAYQNKDNIDPSNMMPPPNQTPAPGQPFALSTVREESSIPRADSDKKWVYPSEQMFWNAMLRKGWKWKDDDISQKDMYNIIKIHNQNNEQAWKEILKWEALHATECPCGPTLIRFGGKAKDYSPRARIRSWMGYELPFDRHDWIINRCGTEVRYVIDYYDGGEVNKDYQFTILDVRPAFDSLTAVWDRMKVAWWRWTS; translated from the exons ATGGGTATGTCCACATCCACTCCTGCTGTTGCAGTGCAGGTCTCCACTGCTTCACAGCATGAAGCAGGTTCTCCACCTTCAGGATGCCCAAtgcaccaaaaaaaagaaaaag gtTGTCCGttaaatataaattcatctgACAAAACTTGTGAAAGTCAATCTAATTCAGTACCTGCACATCAAGATCGAGCATATGAATATGTGGAATGTCCTGTATCATCAGCTGCCTatcaaaataaggataatatagACCCTTCAAACATG ATGCCGCCGCCTAATCAGACTCCAGCACCTGGTCAGCCATTTGCATTGTCAACTGTTAGGGAAGAATCATCAATTCCTAGGGCAGATTCAGATAAAAAGTGGGTTTACCCTTCTGAACAGATGTTTTGGAATGCCATGTTAAGAAAAGG atggAAGTGGAAAGATGATGACATTAGTCAGAaagatatgtataatattattaaGATTCACAATCAGAATAATGAACAGGCTTGGAAGGAGATTTTGAAGTGGGAAGCTCTTCATGCCAC TGAGTGTCCATGTGGGCCAACACTGATCCGATTTGGAGGTAAAGCTAAGGACTATTCACCAAGAGCCAGAATTCGCTCGTGGATGGG ATATGAATTACCTTTTGACAGACATGACTGGATTATTAATCGTTGTGGAACAGAAGTTAGATATGTTATTGATTATTATGATGGTGGAGAAGTAAATAAGGACTATCAGTTTACCATCTTGGATGTCCGTCCTGCTTTTGATTCTCTTACAGCTGTTTGGGACAGAATGAAAGTGGCATGGTGGCGCTGGACTTCATAa